The following are encoded in a window of Microbacterium sp. LWO13-1.2 genomic DNA:
- the secA gene encoding preprotein translocase subunit SecA — protein sequence MANPLEKLLRAGEGRVIRRLNQVVKAVNALEEDFTKLTDEELRGETAELRMRFEKGETLDQLMPEAFAAVREAGKRTLGMRAYDVQLMGGAALHLGNIAEMKTGEGKTLVATFPAYLNAIAGQGVHVITVNDYLASYQAELMGRIYRALGMKTGIIVSGQTPAVRREQYSADITYGTNNEFGFDYLRDNMAWRKEDLVQRDHFFAIVDEVDSILIDEARTPLIISGPSSGEANRWFAEFAKIARTLVAGEDYEVDEKKRTVGVLEPGIEKVEDYLGIDNLYESANTPLISFLNNSIKALALFKKDTDYVVMNDEVMIVDEHTGRILVGRRYNEGIHQAIEAKEGVPVKAENQTLATVTLQNYFRLYDKLAGMTGTAETEAAEFMSTYSLGVIPIPTNKPMIRKDQSDLVYKNETAKFGQVVEDIAERHAAGQPVLVGTVSVEKSEYLSRLLAKKGVKHEVLNAKNHAREAEIVARAGRLGAVTVATNMAGRGTDIMLGGNAEFLAVQELKAKGLDPVETPEEYEVAWDETYEAMKATVAEEAEKVVASGGLYVLGTERHESRRIDNQLRGRSGRQGDPGESRFYLSLTDDLMRLFQSGAAEAILSRTNFPDDVPIESGLVSRAIRSAQSQVEARNAEMRKNVLKYDDVLNRQREAIYADRRHILQGDDIADRVQHFIEDAVTGVVRDHTGEGHNESWDFDALWTELKTLYPVGVTIDEVVAEASGRKGGITSDGLTRELLSDAKIAYENREGTLGAAATRELERRVVLQVLDRRWRDHLYEMDYLKDGIGLRAMAQRDPLIEYQREGYSMFQSMMGQIKEESVGYLYNLEVEVRRAGDSDTAEVEAKGLSDGGGEQRLEYSAANDAGEVEVRNDRGQVQQAATDRVRQAAARAAATEPAEPEQGARGAFGQRTEAEQPAAGNREQRRAQGKKKK from the coding sequence GTGGCGAATCCTCTTGAGAAGCTGCTGCGCGCGGGCGAAGGGCGGGTCATCCGCCGCCTGAACCAGGTCGTGAAGGCAGTGAACGCGCTGGAAGAGGACTTCACGAAGCTCACCGACGAAGAGCTCCGCGGAGAGACGGCGGAGCTGCGGATGCGCTTCGAAAAGGGCGAGACGCTCGATCAGCTGATGCCGGAGGCGTTCGCCGCCGTCCGCGAAGCGGGCAAGCGGACTCTCGGCATGCGCGCCTACGACGTGCAGCTCATGGGTGGCGCGGCCCTCCACCTGGGCAACATCGCCGAGATGAAGACCGGTGAGGGCAAGACGCTCGTCGCCACGTTCCCGGCGTATCTCAACGCCATCGCCGGCCAGGGCGTGCACGTCATCACGGTCAACGACTACCTCGCCAGCTACCAGGCTGAACTCATGGGGCGCATCTACCGCGCACTGGGCATGAAGACGGGCATCATCGTCTCCGGTCAGACCCCGGCCGTGCGTCGCGAGCAATACTCCGCCGACATCACCTATGGCACGAACAACGAGTTCGGCTTCGACTACCTGCGCGACAACATGGCGTGGCGCAAGGAGGATCTCGTTCAGCGGGACCACTTCTTCGCCATCGTCGACGAGGTCGACTCGATCCTCATCGATGAGGCTCGCACGCCGCTGATCATCTCCGGTCCGTCCTCGGGTGAGGCGAACCGCTGGTTTGCGGAGTTCGCGAAGATCGCGCGCACCCTCGTCGCAGGCGAGGACTACGAAGTCGACGAGAAGAAGCGCACCGTCGGCGTGCTCGAGCCCGGTATCGAGAAGGTCGAGGACTACCTCGGCATCGACAACCTCTACGAGTCCGCGAACACGCCGCTGATCTCATTCCTGAACAACTCGATCAAGGCTCTCGCCCTGTTCAAGAAGGACACGGACTACGTCGTCATGAACGACGAAGTCATGATCGTCGACGAGCACACCGGGCGCATCCTGGTCGGCCGTCGGTACAACGAGGGCATCCACCAGGCGATCGAGGCCAAGGAAGGCGTGCCGGTCAAGGCCGAGAACCAGACCCTCGCCACGGTCACGCTGCAGAACTACTTCCGCCTCTACGACAAGCTCGCTGGCATGACCGGAACGGCCGAGACCGAGGCCGCCGAGTTCATGTCGACCTACTCGCTCGGCGTCATCCCGATCCCGACGAACAAGCCGATGATCCGCAAGGACCAGTCCGACCTCGTCTACAAGAACGAGACGGCGAAGTTCGGTCAGGTCGTCGAGGACATCGCCGAGCGGCACGCTGCCGGCCAGCCGGTTCTCGTCGGAACCGTCAGCGTCGAGAAGAGCGAGTATCTCTCCCGGCTGCTCGCCAAGAAGGGCGTCAAGCACGAGGTGCTCAACGCGAAGAACCACGCCCGCGAGGCCGAGATCGTGGCACGCGCCGGGCGCCTCGGCGCCGTCACCGTCGCCACGAACATGGCCGGTCGAGGCACCGACATCATGCTCGGCGGAAACGCCGAGTTCCTCGCCGTTCAGGAACTCAAGGCCAAGGGGCTCGACCCGGTGGAGACACCGGAGGAGTACGAGGTCGCCTGGGACGAGACCTACGAGGCGATGAAGGCGACGGTGGCCGAAGAGGCGGAGAAGGTCGTCGCATCCGGCGGGCTGTACGTGCTCGGTACGGAGCGTCACGAGTCGCGGCGCATCGACAACCAGCTGCGAGGACGATCAGGACGTCAGGGCGACCCCGGCGAGAGCCGCTTCTACCTCAGCCTCACCGATGATCTGATGCGGCTCTTCCAGTCGGGAGCGGCCGAGGCGATCCTCTCCCGTACGAACTTCCCGGATGACGTGCCGATCGAGTCCGGTCTGGTCTCGCGTGCGATCCGCAGCGCGCAGTCGCAGGTCGAGGCCCGCAACGCCGAGATGCGCAAGAACGTCCTCAAGTACGACGACGTCCTCAACCGTCAGCGCGAGGCGATCTACGCGGACCGCCGCCACATCCTGCAGGGTGACGACATCGCGGACCGTGTGCAGCACTTCATCGAGGATGCCGTCACCGGCGTCGTGCGTGATCACACCGGCGAGGGGCACAACGAGAGCTGGGACTTCGACGCGCTCTGGACGGAGCTGAAGACCCTCTACCCGGTCGGCGTCACGATCGACGAGGTCGTCGCAGAGGCCAGTGGACGCAAGGGCGGCATCACCTCGGACGGCCTCACCCGCGAGCTGCTCTCCGACGCGAAGATCGCCTACGAGAACCGCGAGGGAACTCTCGGTGCCGCAGCGACGCGCGAGCTCGAGCGTCGGGTCGTGCTGCAGGTCCTCGATCGCCGCTGGCGCGATCACCTCTACGAGATGGACTACCTCAAGGACGGCATCGGTCTGCGCGCCATGGCGCAGCGCGACCCGCTGATCGAGTACCAGCGCGAGGGCTACTCGATGTTCCAGTCGATGATGGGGCAGATCAAGGAGGAGTCGGTCGGCTACCTCTACAACCTCGAGGTCGAGGTGCGCCGGGCCGGCGACAGCGACACAGCGGAAGTCGAAGCGAAGGGCCTTTCCGACGGCGGCGGCGAGCAGCGTCTCGAGTACTCGGCGGCGAATGACGCCGGCGAGGTCGAGGTGCGAAACGACCGCGGTCAGGTGCAGCAGGCTGCGACAGACCGGGTCCGCCAAGCGGCGGCCCGGGCGGCCGCGACCGAGCCGGCGGAACCCGAGCAGGGCGCTCGCGGTGCCTTCGGCCAGCGCACGGAAGCGGAGCAGCCGGCGGCCGGCAACCGCGAGCAGCGCCGAGCGCAGGGCAAGAAGAAGAAGTAG
- a CDS encoding PadR family transcriptional regulator, which produces MSVRQSLLAILDQGPCYGYQLRHEFDRRTGSTWPLNVGQIYNTLERLERDGLVSRGDADEQGHVYWAITDAGSVEVAHWLSSPVQRGQATRDEVAIKLAMAATLPGVDVAGVIQGQRSESLQQRERLNAATYAGSGSEAEELAWSLVIASRIFAAEGELRWLDHVEERLAQHPQHAIGLGLTAERPRRGRPLNAERKARSPEPHLP; this is translated from the coding sequence ATGTCGGTGCGCCAGAGCCTGCTCGCGATCCTCGACCAGGGCCCCTGCTACGGCTATCAGCTGCGCCATGAGTTCGATCGGCGCACCGGTTCCACCTGGCCGCTCAACGTCGGGCAGATCTATAACACACTGGAGCGCCTGGAGCGTGACGGCCTGGTCTCCCGCGGAGACGCCGACGAGCAGGGACACGTGTATTGGGCGATCACCGACGCGGGTTCCGTCGAGGTCGCGCATTGGCTGTCCTCCCCCGTCCAGCGCGGCCAGGCGACCCGCGACGAGGTCGCGATCAAGCTCGCGATGGCGGCGACTCTTCCGGGCGTCGACGTCGCCGGCGTCATCCAGGGCCAGCGTTCCGAATCGCTCCAGCAACGGGAAAGGCTGAATGCCGCGACATACGCGGGCTCCGGATCCGAAGCCGAGGAACTCGCTTGGTCACTCGTGATCGCCTCGAGGATCTTCGCCGCCGAAGGCGAGTTGCGCTGGCTCGATCACGTCGAGGAACGCCTGGCGCAGCATCCGCAGCACGCCATCGGGCTGGGTTTGACCGCCGAACGCCCCCGCCGCGGCCGTCCGCTGAACGCTGAACGGAAAGCACGCTCCCCCGAGCCGCACCTCCCGTAG